DNA sequence from the Chitinophaga flava genome:
TTATCAGCCGTAGAAAAGGCCACCAGCCCGCTACACCAACGGGCACGTCCATGCCATCTGTAAAATTTCACGTATTTTCGGAATCCGCAGTGGATGGCGAACGTATCAGCACCAAAGTGCTGGTAGTAAAAGAAAAAAATAATCAAATACTGGGGTATCGCGAATATGTCAGCAGATAATTATCAACAGGAAAAAAACAGCATACGCCTCACCGGTCGTCTCGTGCTACGCACCTTTGGCAAACAAACCAAAAGCGAGCATCTGGCCGTGTATCTGGTCTGCGATCAGGGCGAATACCTGATACGTCCCGCCAGTGCCAATCCCTTCATGAACAACCCGCTCATGAAACTGGCCGGCAAAACCATCATTGCGGAAGGATATATCGTGGATTATGTCTTCCTTGCCAGAACATGGAAAGAAGCAGAATAAGATCCTCGCTAGGATACTAGTATTTTAGCGGTTTTTTATTACTTTGGCCGGGAATGAGTCCCGCACGCGTGGATTGACAATAGCAACCTATGATTCTATCCTCTTTTATAACCACCCTGGTCCAAGATGGACAAGTGACTATTGCCGCAGTGGTTAATCCTTTTTCCTCAGATGACCTGGCAGATGCCAATAACCTATTGCTGGAATATTACCGGAATGATTTAACTGATATGCCCGGACAAGCACCCGGATTTGACGCTGATGCCGCTATGTGGGCAGCACAGTTTGTTTACCGGGCAGCACAGCTGATCATGCTACGGCATATTGATGAAAACGGCGTTTACCAACTGCTACCCCTATACGATATTGCCACTCAACCGGATGCTGTGTATTCGGCCGACCTCTGTCTCCGCTACCTGCCCGACCTGCTCAGCCTCGCGAAAGGCCTGGCACCTGCAGACCCGCTTGTAAAACGTATCACCCAAATAGCCGCCCAATGGCCGTTTTCCTCTACCGGCATGAATATCCTGCCAGACATCCCGGTAAACGTTATTACCAGCCATCCGTCGTTGTTACAGGCTTATACCGACCGGATCATCGCCAGCAAGGACGCCGCCAGATGCAGTGAACCAATGGTCATGACAACCGTAAAAGCCTCTCTTGGAAATTATGCTGATCTGCTCTGGCCCGGATTCCACGACAGTTTCAGAGATTAACCACAAAATAGCGCCGCAGCACCCCGAAAAAATTTTACATTTAAACCGAAAAACCACCCTTGCAAGGGATAGACGCTATACTATATTACTATGAATGAACTACTGGTTGATAAACTGAATGATGTACTACAGCAACTGAAACGGACATTTATCGGGAAAGATGATATTATTGATCTGATGGGCATCTGCCTTGCCGGCCGCGAAAACCTGTTCCTGCTGGGCCCTCCCGGCACCGCCAAAAGCGCCATGGTAAGAGCACTCGCCGCCAGACTGGATGGCCGGACCTTTGAATATCTCCTGACCAGGTTTACAGAACCCAACGAGCTTTTTGGACCTTTCGATATACGCAAACTAAGAGAAGGAGACCTTGTCACCAACACTGAAGGTATGCTGCCCGAAGCCTCTTTTATTTTTCTGGATGAACTCCTCAATGCCAACAGCGCCATCCTCAACAGCCTGCTGATGGTACTCAATGAAAGGATTTTCCGGAGAGGAAGGGAAACCAGACAACTGCCAGCCCTCATGATTGTTGGGGCCAGCAACCACCTCCCCGAAGATGAAGCCCTGCAGGCTTTATACGATCGCTTTCTGGTAAGAGTGAAATGTGATAACGTAGATCCGCAACAGTTATCCGCTGTACTGCAGGCAGGCTGGAGCATGGAAATGGCTGCTACCACCACCCCCGGCATCAGCAGCGACGAAATACTCCAGCTCCAGCAACAGATCGGACAGGTTAATCTGGACGACATCCGTCCGGCATATCTCACCCTGATACAACAACTCCGGAATGCAGGTCTGCAGGTATCCGACCGCCGTGCAGTAAAACTGCAGCGGTTGATCGCTGCCAGCGCCCTCATCTGCAAACGCAGCACCGCCCGTATATCTGACATGTGGGTACTACGCCATATCTGGGATACAGAAGAACAGCAACCTATCATCAGCGCCATCGTGAATGAAGTGGTCAACAAGGATACTGATCCTGAAAAGGAACATCCACGCGCCCAACACAGCGGCCTGCCTGATGCAGATGAAATCTATAAAGAGCTGCAGCAAATGACTTCCCAATGGGACGACACCACCGTAGGCCCCGCCGAAAGAGCAGCGATCAAAGACCGGCTGCGTTATCTCAACGGGCGCTGTGAGTGGATTTCCAATGAAACTCAACGTGGGTTTGTGATGCAACCGATTGATGCCCTGTGGAAAAAAATCATGCAGGAATCATGAAGCCCGTACTGACAGAAACGGTGCTGCAACTGGCAGCCACGCAGTACATGGCCCTGGGACAGGTCCGTTGCCTGCCGGGATTAACGGCTGCTACCAATGCACACTACATCTGGGTCAGGGGTATCCCTGTCTCCGACAAACCGCATCCGCTAATACAACAACTGCCCACACTGTGTACCTGGCACCTGGACGATCACAACAGACTCTTTAAAAAAGGAAGTCTAACGCCAACGGATACACTCAATACATCCTTATCATGGAAGCCGCTGCCTCAGCTGCTGGAGATTGAGTTGCCCACATCTCTGCTGCCGCAGCCCGTATTACAGCAATACCCGGTGAGACTGGTACCCTCGGCTACCACATCAGAAGCGACGGCCCTGCTGACCAGTCTGGACACCTGGCGCAGCTATGCGGAAACAGCCCCGCTGTCAAGGCTACAACGACTGACATTTGCAGCAAACGCACAAGGTCGTGTATTGATCTGTGGCACTCCACTTCCGGCGATACCCGGCCAGGCATTTGTACAAACTCAACAACTGCTGCTACCCGCAGGATTCGACTTTGATCCCCCTGGTATAAAAACACTGATAGCCCAACAACTGGACCCGCAACAGGAACATCAGCTGCTGTTTGATACCACCGGTAACTGGGAGCGTATCCCGCAGCATGCGTTTGTTCAGGCCACCAGACGCGGTATACGCGCCACCCAATCAGATCCTGCGTAACATAAAGTTTATGATCAATTATTTTGCATTCACCAACAACTACTGCTGGCAATGGAAAGAAAACGGCAATATCATCGAGTTCCGGGACGGCTTTACCATTTGTTATACCGATGCATTGCTCAAGATACTGCAGGAACTCTCCTTCCAGGGCTGGCCTCCATTGGGCAGTGTATTGCTGATACTATGCGCCTGTAAAGAAGATCCCTTCAATTTTGAACTGACCATCAAACAACTACGGGAACAAACACAAGCTTTCTATGCCAATGAGCCATCTGAGGAAACCAATGACATGCTGCTGGCCGCTATCCGCCTGTTGGAGCTGATCCATACTTTACCTCAGAAACTACGCGCAGAAGACAAAAGAGGCTTGTTACTGAAAACGCTGTTTGCAGGCATCTCACCGCAGGTCAATAGTGCAGATGCTATCAGGGAGTTACAGTTGTTTTATAAACATCCTCATCAGAGTAATAACACGATCGCCTATACGCTGAAGAAAGATCTTTCCTGGCTGTACCGTGCCAGCAAACGGGTGACCGACATGCCAGCCCTGCGTATGCTGCTGGAAACGAGTATAGAAGAAATACCGGCTCCTTTACCATTAACATTGCCGCCACCTGCCGCTACTGACCTGCTCACTTCCCTGAGCGAATACGAACAGACAGCAGGCATCAGCAGACTGGCCAAACATATTCTGGCAGCTATACATGTACCAATGCATACCCACAACAGTGGCGACCGTTCACTGGGTGGTATCTCCGACATCACCAACAAAGGGACTTATGACCGATTGCTGTTGAGTGAACTGGCACAGGATGATACTGTACTGACAGCCCGGCTGGCTAATAACGAAGCACTTTATTTCCGCCGGGAAGAGCTTCCCTCTCAACGTAAAAAAAAGGCGATCATCCTCATAGATATCACACTCAAAATGTGGGGTACTCCCCGCGTATTCGCCATGGCTGCAGCACTAGCCTGCCGTGAACAACGGAACAAAGATTCCGCTGTTCACACCTGGATGATGGGGGGCCTCCATGCGACTGCTGTAAGTCTTGATGACCGTCAGGGTGTAATACATGCTTTAACCTTGCTGGATGATCGTCTGGAGCTTGCCCCTTCTTTGTCTGCCTTTTTACAAGAGCGTTCCGAAGAAGGAGAATATTATCTGATCACCAGCGAACAACAGTCCCGGCACCCGGCCTTACAGCACATACTGGCTGCTCATCCCCACCCGGTTGATTTTCTGTTGACGGTTGACCGCAATGGCGCTTTTCACTGTTATCATTATTCAGGTGGCAGAAAAAAAATGATCAGCCATGCATTGTTTGATCTGGAAGAAATATCAAAATCTTCTTCCTCTCAAAATTCTTCCGGAAAAATAGATCATTGGCTGAATACCAATCCTCCATTGCGTTTCGCAATCACTCATATGAAAAATGAGCCGGGGAACCATTTCAGAAAAGATCCTAAAGGTGATAGCTGTATTGTCAGCATTACCCGTGATGGCCGTGTACAATACCGCGATGCCTTTACACATTATAATGTACAACAGTTTGGTGC
Encoded proteins:
- a CDS encoding AAA family ATPase, translating into MNELLVDKLNDVLQQLKRTFIGKDDIIDLMGICLAGRENLFLLGPPGTAKSAMVRALAARLDGRTFEYLLTRFTEPNELFGPFDIRKLREGDLVTNTEGMLPEASFIFLDELLNANSAILNSLLMVLNERIFRRGRETRQLPALMIVGASNHLPEDEALQALYDRFLVRVKCDNVDPQQLSAVLQAGWSMEMAATTTPGISSDEILQLQQQIGQVNLDDIRPAYLTLIQQLRNAGLQVSDRRAVKLQRLIAASALICKRSTARISDMWVLRHIWDTEEQQPIISAIVNEVVNKDTDPEKEHPRAQHSGLPDADEIYKELQQMTSQWDDTTVGPAERAAIKDRLRYLNGRCEWISNETQRGFVMQPIDALWKKIMQES